One Streptosporangium becharense genomic window, CGCTGCCCGCGGTGATCGCGGCGGCGGTGTTCCGGCACAACCTCCTCGACCTCCGGGTGGGGATCCGGGGTTCGCGGTTCTTCCTCGTCTTCGACCTGCGTCCGACCGTGGACGAGCTGCTGACCGAGCTCGGCCCGGCGCTGGAGGAGGCCGAGCCGGTGGAGCAGCTGGGCCGTCTCGCCGAGGCGGTGCGCGCGAGCCTGGAGATCCGGTGGGCGGCGGTCGAGCTCACGGACGGCACCCGGGTGGTGGCCGGCAAGGAGGAGGGGGAGGCCGTGCTCACCGTCCCGGCCGGGCCGGGGAGCATCGTGTGCGGCCCCCGCACCGCCGGGCGGCTCACCGCCGAGGACCGCAGGCTGCTCAGCTCGTTCGCGGTGCCGATCGGGCTGGCGATCCAGAGCGCGGCCCTGGCCGGGCGGCTGGTCAACGCGCAGGAGGCCGAGCGGCGCCGGATCGAACGCAACATCCACGACGGCGTCCAGCAGCAGCTCGTCGCGCTGATCGCGGGCCTGGAGCTGGCCCGCGCCACCGGCGGCGGGCCCGACAGCCTGGCGCTGCTGCGCGAGCAGGCCCGGCAGACCCTCACCGACCTGCGGGAGCTCGCGGCGGGTATCCACCCCTCCGTGCTCAGTCAGGGCGGGCTGGCCGAGGCGATCGAGGAGCGCTGCTCGCGGCTCCCGGTGGCCACGACCGTGGCCGTCGATCCCGGGCTCCGCGCGCGGCGCTTCCGTGACGAGATCGAGGGAGCGGTGTACTTCACGGTCAGCGAGGCCGTCGCCAACGCGCTCAAGCACGCCGGGGCCTCCCGGATCGAGGTGCGGCTGGCCGAGGGGACCGGGCGGCTGCGGGCCGAGGTGTCGGACGACGGCAGGGGTTTCGACCCGGCGGTGACCGCCCGCCGTGGCCTGGGGCCGCTGGCCGACCGGCT contains:
- a CDS encoding sensor histidine kinase, with product MTSTARAGVLAASIAGVAAAGIVTGSLLETGLPVPFTQWLFIGMCLALPAVGWLIAARRPDNPYGWLLLVTALCLGMGGLGAGALLSAAVQGPPAVVAALLASLFHVFYGLSWVFVPLLFPDGRLPSRRWRTGARVAAAGIAVWWLGILLSPDQVYLPVFQRGNPLGFDGTAGLLAAAAGGLGQTTTFLVALAVLVSLVLRWRRGTPAERRLLRWMIAGSVVTLSGFVTLTFFEVPAQGTVTLVILVTQMAALPAVIAAAVFRHNLLDLRVGIRGSRFFLVFDLRPTVDELLTELGPALEEAEPVEQLGRLAEAVRASLEIRWAAVELTDGTRVVAGKEEGEAVLTVPAGPGSIVCGPRTAGRLTAEDRRLLSSFAVPIGLAIQSAALAGRLVNAQEAERRRIERNIHDGVQQQLVALIAGLELARATGGGPDSLALLREQARQTLTDLRELAAGIHPSVLSQGGLAEAIEERCSRLPVATTVAVDPGLRARRFRDEIEGAVYFTVSEAVANALKHAGASRIEVRLAEGTGRLRAEVSDDGRGFDPAVTARRGLGPLADRLTALGGGLDVSSEPGGGTRLRAWVPVAA